In Chryseobacterium camelliae, one DNA window encodes the following:
- a CDS encoding FAD-dependent oxidoreductase, protein MIQQNNNKRIAIIGAGLGGLCLAQGLKKNGLNATVFEKDASLNARTQGYRIRINEPGRKSLEKCLPKNLYQLFIDTCAASCRGMNVLTTSLESSKNDLVESWSDGVKEVPDLKPNRLTLREILLHGLEENISFGKELADWVELENHEVKLIFTDGTTYTADLVIAADGVHSKIGREYCKDQKINTGNITIYGRTFYSSEALKVISPKLQKGTSVIIEKQYSLIVDAMVFDGSKKDASWDIISPVSDYFYWAFIGNPEAFGLSQADFYNYTAEEIFHRIHQLTCNWHPQLRALFDHADQTSLSVTPIRSSLPKEPWPSGNITALGDAVHTMSPAGGVGANTAFIDAALLTENIMDKNNFSAAIADYEDKMRLYSNRAVEISLQGGEILHGNDEKE, encoded by the coding sequence ATGATACAACAAAACAACAACAAACGTATTGCCATTATAGGAGCAGGGTTAGGCGGCTTATGCCTTGCTCAGGGGTTGAAGAAAAATGGTCTGAATGCAACTGTTTTTGAAAAGGATGCATCCCTTAATGCCCGGACTCAGGGCTACAGGATAAGAATCAATGAACCCGGCAGGAAATCTTTGGAAAAATGTCTTCCGAAGAATTTATACCAACTTTTTATTGATACCTGCGCGGCCAGCTGTAGGGGAATGAATGTGCTGACCACTTCCCTTGAATCCTCAAAAAATGATCTGGTAGAATCCTGGAGTGACGGCGTAAAAGAAGTACCTGACCTGAAACCCAACCGGCTGACGCTCCGTGAAATCCTATTGCATGGATTGGAGGAAAACATCAGCTTCGGAAAAGAATTGGCAGACTGGGTAGAATTGGAAAATCACGAAGTGAAACTCATCTTTACTGACGGTACAACCTATACAGCTGACCTGGTAATAGCTGCAGACGGTGTTCACTCTAAAATAGGAAGAGAATATTGTAAGGACCAAAAAATCAACACCGGAAATATAACGATCTATGGCAGAACCTTTTATTCTTCTGAGGCTCTGAAAGTAATTTCACCGAAACTCCAGAAAGGGACATCTGTCATCATTGAAAAGCAGTATTCGCTGATCGTAGATGCTATGGTATTTGATGGTTCTAAAAAAGATGCTTCCTGGGATATCATAAGTCCTGTTTCAGATTATTTCTATTGGGCTTTTATAGGAAATCCTGAGGCTTTCGGACTGTCACAGGCAGATTTTTACAATTATACAGCAGAAGAGATCTTTCATCGTATTCATCAGCTTACCTGTAACTGGCATCCTCAGTTGAGGGCATTATTCGATCATGCTGACCAAACATCCTTATCTGTTACTCCTATACGGTCATCGTTGCCTAAAGAGCCCTGGCCATCAGGAAATATTACCGCACTGGGAGATGCCGTACATACCATGAGCCCTGCAGGAGGCGTAGGAGCCAATACAGCATTTATAGATGCTGCACTTTTAACGGAAAATATAATGGATAAAAACAATTTCTCAGCAGCCATTGCAGATTACGAGGATAAAATGAGGCTGTACAGCAATCGAGCAGTGGAAATATCTTTGCAAGGCGGCGAAATCCTTCACGGTAATGATGAAAAAGAATGA